The following are encoded together in the Pedobacter sp. D749 genome:
- a CDS encoding glycoside hydrolase family 28 protein: protein MKYIFKTLLFILVVTTCLSVKAQSYYNVIKYGAKNDSSKLATTAIRNAIEAASKAGGGTVYFPAGKYLTGAIHLKSNITILIDAGAELHFSDNFDDYLPMVKSRYEGVDVTSFSPLFYAYKVENISIIGRGIIDGHGKKWWDFVEGYKEGQPRSKWQITFDNLNKDIVLPDDPKQMKRGFLRPPFIQPMFCKNVLIDGITIRNSPFWTINPEFCENVKVHAVTINNPHSPNTDGINPESCKNVHISDCHISVGDDCITIKSGKDAPGRKMAVPAENYVITNCTMLSGHGGVVIGSEMSGDVRKIAISNCVFDGTDRGIRIKTARGRGGVVEEIRVSNIIMKNIKDQAIILDMQYAKTNVEPVSDRTPVFRNIHFSNITGQVNQAGYLNGLEEMPISNITFNDINMEANTGFYIQNSSNIEFHNVMVNTELGPSLKVLKVNNLIIDGFKSNKPLANSAVTDLTNVSDLFLYNAFPVKETVTYLKLSGAETKNIYLGNNNFRRVKQAIKKEKEVTTNIEIISGDKGQ, encoded by the coding sequence ATGAAATATATTTTCAAAACCTTACTTTTTATACTTGTAGTAACTACTTGTTTATCCGTTAAAGCCCAATCTTACTATAACGTAATTAAATACGGTGCAAAAAACGATAGCAGTAAACTGGCCACAACCGCCATTAGAAATGCGATAGAAGCCGCATCAAAAGCAGGTGGCGGCACCGTTTATTTTCCTGCCGGAAAATATTTAACCGGAGCAATTCACTTAAAAAGCAACATCACCATATTGATTGATGCCGGTGCCGAATTACATTTCAGCGATAATTTTGACGATTATTTACCGATGGTGAAAAGCCGCTACGAGGGCGTAGATGTAACCAGTTTTTCACCTTTGTTTTACGCCTATAAAGTAGAAAATATCTCCATTATTGGTAGGGGGATTATTGACGGGCATGGTAAAAAGTGGTGGGATTTTGTAGAAGGTTATAAAGAAGGACAACCACGATCGAAATGGCAGATTACTTTTGATAACTTAAATAAAGATATTGTTCTGCCAGATGATCCTAAGCAGATGAAAAGAGGGTTTCTCCGTCCGCCGTTTATACAGCCTATGTTTTGCAAAAACGTATTGATTGATGGCATTACGATTCGCAATTCTCCTTTCTGGACCATAAATCCTGAGTTTTGCGAAAATGTAAAAGTTCATGCGGTTACCATCAACAATCCCCATTCGCCGAATACAGATGGGATTAATCCTGAATCTTGTAAAAATGTGCACATTTCAGATTGCCACATCAGTGTGGGCGACGATTGCATCACCATCAAATCGGGCAAGGATGCACCCGGGCGAAAAATGGCAGTTCCGGCAGAAAATTATGTGATTACAAATTGTACGATGTTATCCGGTCATGGAGGAGTGGTTATTGGCAGCGAAATGTCGGGCGATGTGCGCAAAATAGCCATCTCGAATTGCGTCTTTGATGGAACAGATCGGGGAATCCGCATCAAAACTGCCCGTGGCAGAGGCGGTGTGGTTGAAGAAATCAGGGTGAGCAATATTATCATGAAAAACATTAAAGATCAGGCTATCATATTGGATATGCAGTATGCAAAAACCAATGTAGAACCTGTTTCTGATCGAACGCCTGTTTTTAGAAATATCCATTTCAGCAATATCACCGGTCAGGTTAACCAGGCAGGCTATTTAAATGGTTTAGAAGAAATGCCCATCAGTAATATCACTTTTAACGACATCAATATGGAAGCTAATACCGGTTTTTACATTCAAAATTCCAGTAATATCGAGTTTCATAATGTAATGGTAAATACGGAGTTAGGCCCTTCATTAAAAGTATTAAAAGTGAATAATCTAATTATTGATGGCTTTAAAAGTAATAAACCGTTAGCAAATTCAGCAGTAACTGATCTTACAAATGTATCTGATCTGTTTCTGTACAACGCTTTTCCTGTAAAAGAAACCGTTACCTATTTGAAATTAAGTGGGGCAGAAACCAAAAACATATACCTTGGAAATAATAATTTCAGAAGGGTTAAGCAAGCCATTAAAAAGGAAAAAGAAGTAACAACAAACATCGAAATTATTTCGGGTGATAAAGGACAGTAA
- a CDS encoding glycoside hydrolase N-terminal domain-containing protein translates to MRFKLFLGILSLTLVAYSDSFAQQNNHTLWYTKPAEKWTDALPVGNGRIGAMIFAGTMVDHIQFNEETLWTGKPRDYNRKGAFKYLNDIRQLLFEGKQKEAETLAQAEFMGLQSEPGDRNAWVNQMKNGKGIQGNPALASFDDKLWKSIKVPAFDGWETVGLANLDGAVWFRTSFDVPENWIGKDLVFDLNRIRDQDFTYINGQLAGNTDNTEPRKYTIPSKLIKKGRNVIAIQVLNYFDKGGLAGYKDTSKKIGIYPVGSSVEQGISLVKAWKYKIQDEDPPAVPQYQESYQPFGDLNLYFKLNKSLVSNYKRSLDISTAIAKTTFTSNGINYQREYFASQPNQAIVIHLTADKSKAISFDAELSSPHRKSAVKKLDNHTLALTVAVKNGVLKGESRLTAIIKKGNLKIANGKISINQADEVTLYLTAGTNFINAQDVSGNPVTANVKALNGLKGKAYTEIKQNHIKEYQTYNNFSVDFGHSENENLPTDERLEKFASANDPAFAALYMQYGRYLLISSSRPGTQPANLQGIWNDLLTPPWGSKYTTNINLEMNYWPTEILNLSALNEPLFSKIKGLSKTGAETAKAYYNARGWVLHHNTDLWNATAPINASDHGIWVSGGAWLSQHLWEHYQFSKDRKFLETEAYPLMKQAALFFEDFLVKDPKTGWLISTPSNSPENGGLVAGPTMDHQIIRSLFKNCIAASEVLNVDEDFRKSLTEKVKQIAPNQIGKYGQLQEWLEDKDDTTNKHRHVSHLWGVYPGNDITWDNNEKMMQAAKQSLLYRGDDATGWSLAWKINFWARFKDGDHAMKLIKMLMKPAHNGAGSYVNLFDAHPPFQIDGNFGGAAGIAEMIVQSHQGYLDILPALPAAIPNGEIKGLQARGGFELNLTWKNGLLTSITIKSKTGGNCKVHYKNNKISFETKMGETYKLNGDLKER, encoded by the coding sequence ATGAGGTTTAAACTTTTTTTAGGCATTTTATCTTTGACATTGGTTGCATACAGCGACAGTTTTGCGCAACAAAACAACCATACTTTGTGGTACACCAAACCCGCAGAAAAATGGACAGATGCTTTACCGGTTGGTAACGGACGCATCGGCGCTATGATTTTTGCAGGCACAATGGTTGATCATATCCAGTTTAACGAAGAAACTTTATGGACAGGAAAACCAAGGGATTACAATCGCAAAGGAGCCTTTAAATATTTAAACGATATTAGACAATTGCTTTTCGAAGGCAAACAAAAAGAAGCCGAAACCCTTGCTCAGGCAGAATTTATGGGACTGCAAAGCGAACCAGGCGACAGGAATGCCTGGGTAAACCAAATGAAAAACGGGAAGGGTATTCAGGGCAACCCTGCGTTAGCCAGTTTCGATGATAAACTTTGGAAAAGCATTAAAGTACCTGCTTTTGATGGCTGGGAGACTGTGGGTTTAGCCAATTTAGACGGTGCAGTTTGGTTTAGAACAAGTTTTGATGTTCCCGAAAATTGGATTGGAAAAGATCTGGTATTCGATCTTAACCGCATCCGCGACCAGGATTTCACTTATATCAATGGCCAGCTAGCTGGCAATACCGATAATACGGAGCCTAGAAAATACACCATTCCTTCAAAATTGATTAAAAAAGGCAGAAATGTGATCGCTATACAGGTACTCAACTATTTCGATAAAGGCGGTTTGGCAGGTTATAAGGATACTTCAAAAAAAATAGGCATTTACCCTGTGGGCAGCAGTGTTGAGCAGGGCATTTCATTGGTTAAAGCGTGGAAATATAAAATCCAGGATGAAGATCCGCCTGCCGTTCCTCAATATCAAGAAAGTTACCAACCGTTTGGCGACCTGAACTTATACTTTAAACTTAACAAATCACTGGTGAGCAATTATAAACGCTCACTTGATATCAGCACTGCTATTGCTAAAACTACCTTTACCAGCAATGGGATAAATTATCAGCGCGAATATTTTGCCAGCCAGCCTAATCAGGCTATAGTCATTCATTTAACTGCCGATAAATCTAAAGCCATCAGTTTTGATGCCGAATTATCGAGCCCTCACCGCAAGTCGGCTGTTAAAAAACTGGATAACCATACGCTGGCTTTGACTGTGGCGGTTAAAAATGGTGTATTAAAAGGAGAAAGCAGGTTAACAGCCATTATTAAAAAAGGCAATTTAAAAATCGCAAATGGAAAAATCAGTATCAATCAGGCAGATGAAGTAACACTTTATTTAACTGCAGGTACTAATTTTATTAATGCACAGGATGTTTCAGGAAATCCGGTAACGGCCAATGTTAAAGCACTTAATGGTTTAAAAGGTAAAGCATACACCGAAATTAAACAGAACCACATTAAAGAATATCAAACCTATAACAACTTTAGCGTTGATTTTGGACATTCTGAGAATGAAAACCTGCCGACAGATGAAAGATTGGAAAAATTTGCGAGCGCTAATGATCCTGCATTTGCGGCGCTTTATATGCAATATGGTCGGTATTTATTGATTTCGAGTTCCAGGCCAGGAACACAGCCCGCTAATCTTCAAGGGATTTGGAACGACCTGCTCACACCACCCTGGGGAAGTAAGTATACCACAAATATTAACCTCGAAATGAACTATTGGCCCACCGAAATCCTCAATTTATCAGCCTTAAACGAACCGCTTTTTAGTAAAATTAAAGGACTATCAAAAACTGGTGCTGAAACGGCAAAAGCATATTATAATGCCCGTGGCTGGGTGTTACACCACAATACTGATTTATGGAACGCTACAGCTCCGATTAATGCTTCCGATCATGGTATTTGGGTAAGTGGTGGTGCTTGGCTAAGTCAGCATTTGTGGGAACATTATCAATTTAGTAAAGACCGTAAATTCCTGGAGACAGAGGCCTATCCCTTAATGAAACAGGCCGCTCTATTTTTTGAGGATTTTTTAGTGAAAGATCCAAAAACAGGCTGGTTGATCAGTACACCATCCAATTCGCCGGAAAATGGTGGTTTAGTAGCTGGCCCGACGATGGATCATCAGATTATTCGATCTCTTTTTAAAAATTGTATCGCTGCTAGCGAGGTGTTAAATGTTGATGAAGATTTCAGGAAATCCCTGACAGAAAAGGTAAAACAAATTGCACCAAACCAAATCGGGAAATACGGCCAACTGCAGGAATGGCTGGAAGATAAAGATGATACGACCAATAAACACCGTCACGTTTCTCATTTATGGGGTGTTTATCCTGGAAATGACATTACCTGGGACAACAACGAAAAGATGATGCAAGCGGCAAAGCAATCGCTGCTATATAGGGGAGATGATGCTACGGGCTGGAGTTTAGCCTGGAAAATAAATTTCTGGGCACGGTTTAAGGATGGCGACCATGCCATGAAACTGATCAAAATGTTAATGAAACCAGCCCATAATGGTGCAGGTTCTTATGTAAACCTTTTCGATGCGCATCCGCCTTTCCAGATTGATGGAAACTTTGGCGGCGCAGCCGGAATTGCTGAAATGATTGTGCAGAGCCATCAAGGTTATCTGGATATTTTACCAGCCTTGCCAGCAGCTATTCCAAATGGAGAAATTAAAGGTTTACAGGCACGCGGTGGATTTGAACTGAATTTGACATGGAAAAATGGCCTATTGACCTCAATTACCATAAAATCTAAAACTGGGGGGAATTGTAAAGTTCATTATAAAAACAACAAGATAAGTTTTGAAACCAAAATGGGCGAAACTTATAAACTGAATGGAGATTTGAAAGAGCGATGA
- a CDS encoding malectin domain-containing carbohydrate-binding protein: MNQLTKSKMAEREKISSVLACSSVNTSEVCHLTTLQNFGRNLLRCLGSCLHEPITYSNLTRKLLLSFCAIFLLGINFVHAQSSTRKDISLNSNWLSIANEKSENTYDGFQQANFKTTGWKKVNVPHNWDQYEGYQRKMHGNKHGYAWYHKTFKINAVKTGKCFFLYFEGVGSYATVWLNGKKVGYHAGGRTTFTLDVTAAIKLNNQENILAVRADHPANIQDLPWVDGGCSTERGFSEGSQPMGIFRPVHLIVTSDIRVEPFGIHIWNDNKISEKAAVLNLSTSIKNYALKLKNVLVINRLFDSGGKLVKEIKKTLIVPAGKEIQINQQTDKIINPKLWSLESPYLYTLQTTIIENGKIVDELKTPYGIRWISLPTGDHANQKQFLLNGKPVFINGIAEYEHLIGQSHAFSKEQIRSRVMQIKAAGFNAFRDAHQPHNLLYSDYWDKEGILCWTQMAAHIWYDTPEFRKNFKALLTDWIKERRNSPAVVLWGLENESTLPEDFARECTELIRKLDPTASSQRKVTTCNGGKGTDWDVPQNWTGTYGGNPLTYGEDLQRQVLVGEYGAWRTVDLHTTDANGKGYTENKMTDLMETKVRLAESVKDKTAGHFFWLYSSHDNPGRVQGGEGLRDLDRIGPVNYKGMFTPWEEPTDVFYMFRANYTLKQTEPMVYIVSHTWPNRWIKPGIKDSVVVYSNCDEVELFNDVNGQSLGKKKRGAIGTHFQWDKPNIQYNVLYAIGYVDGKPLAKDQIILQNLPQSPNFNLLVTDKKIISPENGYHYVYRLNCGGGDYTDVNGNQWSADRNLTSADRFGSTSWTANFPGIPDFFASQRRTFQPINGTKDWKLFQNFRYGRDQLKYHFPLPDGEYLVELYFIEPWLGIGGSFDAKAMRLFDVAFNGKTVVKDLDIWKEAGSNTLLKKTIKTSIKGGFLDINFPEVKVGQAVISGIAIASLDESIKPAPASNSLLTKIENAGLKSWLDIGEAQFKGEKTTFVSLPSNLYGAEWLKATRGQESIGFTATDSVDAFIALNKSSSVPQGFENTKTTLSNSNDEMFDLYRKRLIPNERIIFDSRVASVFVSPITHLQPAYDLKTTTSYKATDGILEGKDITKAVLMNKQRVIFNAANQGSLTWNISVGVADTYSLTIKYHNPSNQPLKAKLEFLSADGTLMKTEMAEFSPTKEGKWNYLNTNTGSMINAGSYQVRLTATETKGLAVDVLDVQ; encoded by the coding sequence ATGAATCAACTTACGAAATCTAAAATGGCTGAGCGGGAGAAGATTTCGTCAGTCTTAGCATGTAGTTCAGTAAATACTTCTGAAGTTTGCCACCTCACCACCTTACAAAACTTCGGAAGAAACCTTTTGCGGTGCCTTGGTTCGTGTCTCCACGAACCGATAACCTACTCAAATCTTACACGGAAACTTTTACTATCTTTTTGCGCTATTTTCTTGCTGGGGATCAATTTCGTTCATGCCCAAAGTTCAACCAGAAAAGATATTTCCTTAAACTCCAATTGGCTCAGCATTGCCAATGAAAAAAGCGAAAATACTTATGATGGCTTTCAGCAGGCCAATTTTAAAACTACAGGCTGGAAAAAAGTTAATGTTCCACACAACTGGGATCAATATGAAGGCTATCAACGGAAAATGCACGGTAACAAACATGGATACGCCTGGTATCACAAAACCTTTAAAATCAATGCTGTAAAGACAGGTAAATGTTTCTTTTTATATTTTGAAGGCGTGGGTTCTTATGCAACTGTCTGGTTAAATGGTAAAAAAGTAGGCTATCATGCGGGTGGCAGAACCACTTTTACTTTGGATGTTACTGCTGCAATTAAATTGAATAATCAGGAGAATATTTTGGCCGTTCGTGCCGATCATCCTGCAAACATTCAGGATTTACCCTGGGTAGATGGCGGTTGTTCAACAGAACGCGGCTTTTCAGAAGGTTCGCAGCCCATGGGAATTTTCCGTCCGGTGCATTTAATTGTGACCAGTGATATCCGTGTTGAACCATTTGGTATCCACATCTGGAACGACAACAAAATTTCTGAAAAAGCCGCAGTATTAAACCTGAGTACAAGCATTAAAAACTATGCTTTAAAGCTAAAAAATGTATTGGTAATTAACCGGTTGTTTGATTCAGGCGGAAAGCTAGTTAAGGAAATTAAAAAAACGCTGATTGTTCCCGCAGGGAAGGAAATCCAGATCAATCAGCAAACCGACAAAATCATCAATCCAAAACTTTGGTCTCTGGAAAGCCCATATCTCTATACGCTGCAAACCACCATCATTGAGAATGGAAAAATTGTAGATGAACTTAAAACACCTTACGGCATCCGTTGGATCAGCTTGCCTACAGGCGATCACGCCAATCAGAAGCAATTTTTATTAAACGGAAAGCCTGTTTTTATTAACGGAATAGCAGAATATGAGCATTTAATCGGACAGAGCCATGCTTTTAGTAAGGAACAGATCAGGTCGAGGGTGATGCAGATTAAAGCAGCAGGTTTTAATGCCTTCCGAGATGCACATCAGCCACACAATTTATTGTATTCTGATTATTGGGACAAGGAGGGGATTTTGTGCTGGACGCAAATGGCGGCGCACATCTGGTACGATACGCCCGAATTCAGGAAGAATTTTAAAGCCCTTTTAACGGACTGGATAAAAGAAAGAAGGAACAGTCCTGCGGTAGTGTTATGGGGATTGGAAAATGAAAGTACGCTGCCCGAAGATTTCGCAAGAGAATGTACCGAATTGATTCGGAAACTGGATCCAACCGCTTCTTCACAAAGAAAAGTAACGACCTGTAATGGCGGTAAAGGAACCGATTGGGATGTACCCCAAAACTGGACAGGTACCTATGGAGGCAATCCGTTAACCTATGGTGAAGACCTACAAAGACAGGTTTTAGTGGGAGAATATGGCGCCTGGAGAACCGTTGATCTTCATACAACTGATGCCAATGGAAAAGGGTACACGGAAAATAAAATGACAGATTTAATGGAAACCAAGGTGCGCCTGGCCGAATCAGTAAAAGATAAAACCGCGGGTCATTTTTTCTGGTTGTATAGCTCTCACGATAATCCAGGTCGGGTTCAGGGTGGGGAAGGTCTGCGTGATTTAGATCGCATTGGTCCGGTAAACTACAAAGGCATGTTTACCCCTTGGGAAGAACCCACAGATGTTTTTTACATGTTCAGGGCCAATTATACACTAAAACAAACTGAACCTATGGTTTATATTGTTTCGCACACCTGGCCAAACCGTTGGATAAAACCTGGCATCAAAGATAGTGTAGTGGTGTATTCTAACTGTGATGAAGTAGAACTTTTTAATGATGTAAACGGGCAGTCATTAGGCAAGAAAAAACGTGGGGCAATTGGTACGCATTTCCAATGGGATAAGCCGAATATTCAGTATAACGTTTTGTATGCTATAGGTTATGTTGACGGGAAACCTTTAGCTAAAGATCAGATCATTTTACAGAACTTGCCACAAAGCCCTAATTTCAATCTGTTGGTTACCGATAAGAAAATAATCAGTCCTGAAAATGGTTATCACTATGTTTATCGTTTAAACTGTGGAGGAGGCGATTATACCGATGTGAACGGCAATCAATGGTCCGCCGATCGGAATTTAACTTCTGCTGACCGTTTTGGTTCTACCTCATGGACGGCTAATTTTCCGGGTATACCCGATTTTTTCGCCAGTCAACGCCGTACTTTTCAACCGATTAATGGTACTAAAGATTGGAAGCTTTTTCAAAATTTCAGATATGGCAGAGACCAGTTAAAATATCACTTTCCATTGCCGGATGGAGAATATTTGGTTGAACTTTATTTTATTGAACCCTGGCTGGGAATTGGTGGTAGTTTTGATGCCAAAGCCATGCGTTTATTTGATGTGGCATTTAACGGTAAAACAGTTGTTAAAGATTTAGATATCTGGAAAGAAGCCGGCAGCAATACATTATTGAAGAAAACAATCAAAACTTCAATCAAAGGTGGCTTTTTGGATATTAATTTCCCTGAGGTGAAAGTGGGGCAGGCGGTGATTTCGGGCATTGCCATAGCCAGTTTAGATGAAAGTATTAAACCTGCACCAGCAAGCAATTCGCTCTTAACCAAGATTGAAAATGCTGGATTAAAGAGTTGGCTGGATATTGGTGAAGCACAATTTAAGGGTGAAAAAACAACATTTGTCAGTTTGCCTTCAAATTTATACGGTGCAGAATGGCTTAAGGCCACCCGTGGACAGGAAAGCATCGGATTTACCGCTACTGATAGTGTTGATGCCTTTATTGCACTGAATAAAAGCAGCAGCGTTCCGCAGGGATTTGAAAATACCAAAACCACTTTAAGCAACAGTAATGATGAAATGTTTGATCTTTACCGCAAAAGACTTATCCCCAACGAAAGAATAATTTTTGATAGTAGGGTGGCCAGCGTTTTTGTGTCGCCCATTACCCATTTACAACCTGCTTACGATTTAAAAACAACCACGAGCTACAAAGCTACCGACGGCATTTTAGAGGGAAAAGATATTACAAAAGCAGTATTAATGAACAAACAGCGTGTAATTTTTAATGCTGCCAACCAGGGGAGTCTCACCTGGAATATTTCAGTTGGCGTTGCCGATACCTATTCCTTAACCATTAAATACCATAACCCTTCCAATCAGCCATTGAAAGCTAAACTGGAGTTTTTATCGGCAGATGGAACCTTAATGAAAACAGAAATGGCAGAATTTTCGCCTACCAAAGAGGGGAAATGGAATTACCTGAACACCAATACCGGAAGCATGATTAATGCCGGAAGTTACCAAGTGCGCTTAACCGCCACAGAAACCAAAGGACTGGCAGTTGATGTTTTAGATGTTCAATAG
- a CDS encoding sodium:solute symporter, which yields MKGLPVFDLAIIFIYLVGMILVGVYFSRKNKNSEQFTKASGLIPGWAIGLSIYATFLSSNTFLGVPGKSFGGNWNAFVFSISMPLAAWVASKYFVPFYRNSGEISAYTHLEKRFGAWARVYAVVCFLLTQLARMGSIFFGIALSLQALTGYSMQMIMIVMGICIIVYTVLGGIEAVIWTEVVQAIVKTLGALLILYLIISNMPGGVSKIVEIGKSADKFSLGSFKFDFVGSSFWVVLLYGFFINLNNFGMDQNYIQRYHTASSGKAASKSIWLCVWLYIPASLLFFIIGSCLFAYYEVNPELVQSVKHQVAIERLPLHASAAEILKVQNALIPSDYGDKIMPHFMVTKIPAGLVGLIVSAILSAAMSTISSGMNASATVFSVDIYKRYFKPGITEKQNLSLLHLATVGFGLLGMIAGIAMIGVKSILDVWWELSGIFAAGMLGLFLLGIISRQTKNHEAITATIIGIAVIIWMTFSSLLPPEYGVFRNPLHKNMIIVIGTLTIFLTGLFLTKIKNKKIKTAH from the coding sequence ATGAAAGGTCTACCTGTATTCGATCTTGCGATCATCTTCATTTACCTTGTCGGGATGATATTAGTTGGGGTTTATTTTTCGCGAAAAAATAAAAACTCCGAGCAATTTACAAAAGCTTCGGGCCTAATCCCCGGATGGGCGATAGGTTTATCTATTTATGCAACATTTTTAAGCAGCAATACTTTTTTGGGTGTGCCTGGTAAATCTTTTGGTGGCAACTGGAATGCATTTGTATTTAGTATTTCGATGCCATTGGCGGCGTGGGTGGCTTCTAAATATTTTGTGCCATTTTACCGCAATAGTGGAGAAATATCAGCTTATACCCATTTAGAAAAACGTTTCGGTGCATGGGCAAGGGTATATGCAGTAGTTTGTTTTCTGTTAACGCAGTTGGCCAGAATGGGATCGATATTTTTCGGAATTGCCCTGAGCCTGCAGGCACTTACAGGCTATTCTATGCAGATGATTATGATTGTGATGGGGATCTGTATCATTGTTTATACCGTTTTAGGAGGAATTGAAGCGGTAATATGGACAGAAGTGGTACAGGCGATTGTAAAAACCCTGGGTGCGCTACTCATTTTGTACCTGATTATTTCGAATATGCCGGGAGGTGTATCAAAGATTGTAGAAATTGGGAAATCTGCCGATAAATTTAGCCTTGGCAGTTTCAAATTCGATTTTGTCGGATCGTCGTTTTGGGTGGTTTTGCTTTATGGTTTTTTCATCAACCTGAACAATTTTGGAATGGATCAGAATTATATTCAGCGTTACCATACCGCATCATCAGGTAAAGCGGCTTCGAAATCAATCTGGTTATGTGTTTGGTTATACATCCCTGCTTCACTGCTGTTTTTCATTATAGGATCTTGCTTATTCGCTTATTATGAGGTTAATCCGGAATTGGTGCAGTCGGTCAAACATCAAGTAGCTATTGAGCGTTTGCCGCTACATGCTTCGGCGGCAGAGATTTTGAAAGTACAGAACGCTTTGATTCCGTCAGATTATGGAGATAAAATAATGCCGCATTTTATGGTTACCAAGATTCCGGCGGGTTTGGTTGGACTGATTGTTTCGGCCATTTTATCTGCAGCCATGAGTACCATTAGTTCTGGAATGAATGCTTCGGCAACCGTGTTTTCAGTAGATATTTACAAAAGGTATTTCAAACCCGGCATCACCGAAAAACAAAATTTATCGCTGTTACATCTGGCTACGGTAGGATTTGGCTTGCTGGGCATGATTGCAGGAATAGCCATGATCGGTGTAAAAAGCATTTTGGATGTTTGGTGGGAATTATCAGGCATTTTTGCGGCCGGAATGCTGGGTTTGTTTTTACTAGGTATCATCAGCAGGCAAACTAAAAACCATGAAGCCATCACGGCAACCATCATCGGTATTGCTGTAATTATATGGATGACATTTTCTTCACTTCTTCCTCCGGAATATGGAGTTTTTAGAAATCCTTTACATAAAAATATGATCATCGTGATCGGTACTTTAACCATTTTTTTGACAGGACTTTTCCTGACAAAAATTAAAAACAAAAAGATAAAAACAGCCCATTAA